A genomic stretch from Caloenas nicobarica isolate bCalNic1 chromosome 3, bCalNic1.hap1, whole genome shotgun sequence includes:
- the ZNF512 gene encoding zinc finger protein 512 isoform X3 yields the protein MRGGGGAGSARGADTRPGHHRQQKAKRSLGSKKSEQIEEVETAVPGLNSSCDETVSDGSSASLKSQVNGNAEPRSKRTIRRPTYWLEMSGVKSSVNKSSEEKAGEVLKGKRKSEQGEGEDLKDSPKKKQKILGKNQQAETQQNSKTKGRCAQKEPETYDTGSTEEQWSLEIQDKGRVTCPTCRAVVRKTVEGLKKHMVNCRQEMFTCHHCGKQLKSLGGMKYHVMADHNNQPVVKEGGELDEQLERDRLRKVLKRMGKLKCTREGCTGSFTSIMGYLYHIKKCGKAASELEKMAMKCHHCGKAYKSKAGLVYHLRSKHGPGCESVYGSVSGLKSHLGTCTLGDFVAGKYKCLLCEKEFISESGVKYHINSVHAEDWFDANTTTTKSFEKLMKIRQREEQKKQRKKRPLARGRKKRTGALSAKKVPTPGVEKMSRSKRGHPQQVDNESASGEEGEPQAAQSAELPKASRKRGRK from the exons GACACCAGGCCTGGACATCACAGACAACAGAAGGCCAAGAGGTCTCTGGGAAGCAAAAA GTCTGAGCAAATTGAAGAAGTGGAAACTGCTGTCCCAGGACTGAACAGCAGCTGTGATGAGACAGTCAGCGACGGTTCTTCTGCCTCACTGAAGAGCCAGGTGAACGGGAACGCGGAGCCAAGGAGCAAGCGCACCATTCGCAGGCCCACGTACTGGTTGGAAATGAGTGGAGTAAAAAGCAGCGTTAACaaatcttcagaagaaaaag CAGGAGAAGTACTGAAAGGCAAGAGGAAATCTGAGCAAGGGGAAGGTGAAGATCTTAAAGACTCTCccaagaagaagcagaagattTTGG gaaaaaaccaacaagctGAAACACAACAAAACTCCAAAACAAAAGGCCGCTGTGCTCAGAAAGAACCGGAAACCTATGACACAG GCAGTACGGAAGAGCAATGGTCGTTGGAAATCCAGGACAAAGGCCGAGTTACGTGTCCAACATGCCGCGCCGTGGTGAGAAAGACTGTAGAAGGACTGAAGAAACACATGGTGAATTGCAGGCAG GAAATGTTCACGTGTCATCACTGTGGGAAGCAGCTCAAATCTTTAGGAGGGATGAAATACCATGTCATGGCAGACCATAACAATCAG CCAGTTGTGAAGGAGGGAGGCGAATTGGATGAGCAGCTTGAGCGAGACCGCCTTCGGAAGGTTTTGAAGCGTATGGGAAAACTAAAGTGCACGAGAGAG GGCTGCACAGGCAGCTTCACCAGCATAATGGGATACCTgtatcacattaaaaaatgtgGGAAGGCTGCTTCGGAGCTGGAGAAAATGGCCATGAAGTGCCACCACTGTGGAAAAGCATACAAGTCAAAGGCGGGACTTGTCTACCATCTCAGATCTAAGCACGGGCCG GGCTGTGAATCTGTCTATGGCAGTGTCTCAGGACTCAAGTCTCACCTCGGCACATGTACCTTG GGAGACTTTGTGGCTGGTAAATACAAGTGTCTCCTGTGTGAGAAGGAGTTCATCTCGGAGAGTGGGGTCAAGTACCACATCAACTCTGTGCATGCCGAG GACTGGTTTGATGCGAACACAACTACCACCAAAAGCTTTGAGAAGCTAATGAAAATCCgccaaagagaagagcagaagaagCAACGGAAGAAACGTCCTTTGGCCCGGGGCAGAAAGAAGAGAACTGGGGCCCTGTCTGCCAAGAAGGTTCCCACTCCTGGAGTTGAAAAGATGAGCAGAAGTAAGAGAGGCCATCCACAACAGGTAGACAACGAGAGTGCGAGTGGTGAGGAGGGGGagccccaagctgcacagagcgCCGAACTTCCAAAAGCCAGCCGCAAGCGAGGCCGCAAGTAA
- the ZNF512 gene encoding zinc finger protein 512 isoform X1 has protein sequence MRGGGGAGSARGADTRPGHHRQQKAKRSLGSKKSEQIEEVETAVPGLNSSCDETVSDGSSASLKSQVNGNAEPRSKRTIRRPTYWLEMSGVKSSVNKSSEEKAGEVLKGKRKSEQGEGEDLKDSPKKKQKILGKNQQAETQQNSKTKGRCAQKEPETYDTGSTEEQWSLEIQDKGRVTCPTCRAVVRKTVEGLKKHMVNCRQEMFTCHHCGKQLKSLGGMKYHVMADHNNQPVVKEGGELDEQLERDRLRKVLKRMGKLKCTREGCTGSFTSIMGYLYHIKKCGKAASELEKMAMKCHHCGKAYKSKAGLVYHLRSKHGPVTYLHEERRTESLKEIKREPGNTGRVQRRSAKVAVYYLHELAGEELAKEWPKRKVLQDLIPDDRKLKYTRPGLPTFSQDVLCKWKTEIKMYRRVHCPNQGCESVYGSVSGLKSHLGTCTLGDFVAGKYKCLLCEKEFISESGVKYHINSVHAEDWFDANTTTTKSFEKLMKIRQREEQKKQRKKRPLARGRKKRTGALSAKKVPTPGVEKMSRSKRGHPQQVDNESASGEEGEPQAAQSAELPKASRKRGRK, from the exons GACACCAGGCCTGGACATCACAGACAACAGAAGGCCAAGAGGTCTCTGGGAAGCAAAAA GTCTGAGCAAATTGAAGAAGTGGAAACTGCTGTCCCAGGACTGAACAGCAGCTGTGATGAGACAGTCAGCGACGGTTCTTCTGCCTCACTGAAGAGCCAGGTGAACGGGAACGCGGAGCCAAGGAGCAAGCGCACCATTCGCAGGCCCACGTACTGGTTGGAAATGAGTGGAGTAAAAAGCAGCGTTAACaaatcttcagaagaaaaag CAGGAGAAGTACTGAAAGGCAAGAGGAAATCTGAGCAAGGGGAAGGTGAAGATCTTAAAGACTCTCccaagaagaagcagaagattTTGG gaaaaaaccaacaagctGAAACACAACAAAACTCCAAAACAAAAGGCCGCTGTGCTCAGAAAGAACCGGAAACCTATGACACAG GCAGTACGGAAGAGCAATGGTCGTTGGAAATCCAGGACAAAGGCCGAGTTACGTGTCCAACATGCCGCGCCGTGGTGAGAAAGACTGTAGAAGGACTGAAGAAACACATGGTGAATTGCAGGCAG GAAATGTTCACGTGTCATCACTGTGGGAAGCAGCTCAAATCTTTAGGAGGGATGAAATACCATGTCATGGCAGACCATAACAATCAG CCAGTTGTGAAGGAGGGAGGCGAATTGGATGAGCAGCTTGAGCGAGACCGCCTTCGGAAGGTTTTGAAGCGTATGGGAAAACTAAAGTGCACGAGAGAG GGCTGCACAGGCAGCTTCACCAGCATAATGGGATACCTgtatcacattaaaaaatgtgGGAAGGCTGCTTCGGAGCTGGAGAAAATGGCCATGAAGTGCCACCACTGTGGAAAAGCATACAAGTCAAAGGCGGGACTTGTCTACCATCTCAGATCTAAGCACGGGCCG GTCACTTACCTCCATGAGGAAAGGAGAACAGAGAGCCTGAAGGAAATAAAGCGGGAGCCAGGCAACACAGGCAGAGTTCAGAGGAGATCTGCAAAGGTGGCAGTCTACTATCTCCATGAGCTGGCTGGAGAAGAGCTGGCCAAAGAGTGGCCCAAGAGAAAAGTTCTGCAGGACTTGATTCCGGATGACCGCAAG CTGAAATACACTCGTCCTGGACTGCCCACATTTAGTCAAGATGTGCTatgcaaatggaaaacagagattAAAATGTACCGAAGAGTCCACTGCCCCAACCAG GGCTGTGAATCTGTCTATGGCAGTGTCTCAGGACTCAAGTCTCACCTCGGCACATGTACCTTG GGAGACTTTGTGGCTGGTAAATACAAGTGTCTCCTGTGTGAGAAGGAGTTCATCTCGGAGAGTGGGGTCAAGTACCACATCAACTCTGTGCATGCCGAG GACTGGTTTGATGCGAACACAACTACCACCAAAAGCTTTGAGAAGCTAATGAAAATCCgccaaagagaagagcagaagaagCAACGGAAGAAACGTCCTTTGGCCCGGGGCAGAAAGAAGAGAACTGGGGCCCTGTCTGCCAAGAAGGTTCCCACTCCTGGAGTTGAAAAGATGAGCAGAAGTAAGAGAGGCCATCCACAACAGGTAGACAACGAGAGTGCGAGTGGTGAGGAGGGGGagccccaagctgcacagagcgCCGAACTTCCAAAAGCCAGCCGCAAGCGAGGCCGCAAGTAA
- the ZNF512 gene encoding zinc finger protein 512 isoform X2 → MRGGGGAGSARGADTRPGHHRQQKAKRSLGSKKSEQIEEVETAVPGLNSSCDETVSDGSSASLKSQVNGNAEPRSKRTIRRPTYWLEMSGVKSSVNKSSEEKGEVLKGKRKSEQGEGEDLKDSPKKKQKILGKNQQAETQQNSKTKGRCAQKEPETYDTGSTEEQWSLEIQDKGRVTCPTCRAVVRKTVEGLKKHMVNCRQEMFTCHHCGKQLKSLGGMKYHVMADHNNQPVVKEGGELDEQLERDRLRKVLKRMGKLKCTREGCTGSFTSIMGYLYHIKKCGKAASELEKMAMKCHHCGKAYKSKAGLVYHLRSKHGPVTYLHEERRTESLKEIKREPGNTGRVQRRSAKVAVYYLHELAGEELAKEWPKRKVLQDLIPDDRKLKYTRPGLPTFSQDVLCKWKTEIKMYRRVHCPNQGCESVYGSVSGLKSHLGTCTLGDFVAGKYKCLLCEKEFISESGVKYHINSVHAEDWFDANTTTTKSFEKLMKIRQREEQKKQRKKRPLARGRKKRTGALSAKKVPTPGVEKMSRSKRGHPQQVDNESASGEEGEPQAAQSAELPKASRKRGRK, encoded by the exons GACACCAGGCCTGGACATCACAGACAACAGAAGGCCAAGAGGTCTCTGGGAAGCAAAAA GTCTGAGCAAATTGAAGAAGTGGAAACTGCTGTCCCAGGACTGAACAGCAGCTGTGATGAGACAGTCAGCGACGGTTCTTCTGCCTCACTGAAGAGCCAGGTGAACGGGAACGCGGAGCCAAGGAGCAAGCGCACCATTCGCAGGCCCACGTACTGGTTGGAAATGAGTGGAGTAAAAAGCAGCGTTAACaaatcttcagaagaaaaag GAGAAGTACTGAAAGGCAAGAGGAAATCTGAGCAAGGGGAAGGTGAAGATCTTAAAGACTCTCccaagaagaagcagaagattTTGG gaaaaaaccaacaagctGAAACACAACAAAACTCCAAAACAAAAGGCCGCTGTGCTCAGAAAGAACCGGAAACCTATGACACAG GCAGTACGGAAGAGCAATGGTCGTTGGAAATCCAGGACAAAGGCCGAGTTACGTGTCCAACATGCCGCGCCGTGGTGAGAAAGACTGTAGAAGGACTGAAGAAACACATGGTGAATTGCAGGCAG GAAATGTTCACGTGTCATCACTGTGGGAAGCAGCTCAAATCTTTAGGAGGGATGAAATACCATGTCATGGCAGACCATAACAATCAG CCAGTTGTGAAGGAGGGAGGCGAATTGGATGAGCAGCTTGAGCGAGACCGCCTTCGGAAGGTTTTGAAGCGTATGGGAAAACTAAAGTGCACGAGAGAG GGCTGCACAGGCAGCTTCACCAGCATAATGGGATACCTgtatcacattaaaaaatgtgGGAAGGCTGCTTCGGAGCTGGAGAAAATGGCCATGAAGTGCCACCACTGTGGAAAAGCATACAAGTCAAAGGCGGGACTTGTCTACCATCTCAGATCTAAGCACGGGCCG GTCACTTACCTCCATGAGGAAAGGAGAACAGAGAGCCTGAAGGAAATAAAGCGGGAGCCAGGCAACACAGGCAGAGTTCAGAGGAGATCTGCAAAGGTGGCAGTCTACTATCTCCATGAGCTGGCTGGAGAAGAGCTGGCCAAAGAGTGGCCCAAGAGAAAAGTTCTGCAGGACTTGATTCCGGATGACCGCAAG CTGAAATACACTCGTCCTGGACTGCCCACATTTAGTCAAGATGTGCTatgcaaatggaaaacagagattAAAATGTACCGAAGAGTCCACTGCCCCAACCAG GGCTGTGAATCTGTCTATGGCAGTGTCTCAGGACTCAAGTCTCACCTCGGCACATGTACCTTG GGAGACTTTGTGGCTGGTAAATACAAGTGTCTCCTGTGTGAGAAGGAGTTCATCTCGGAGAGTGGGGTCAAGTACCACATCAACTCTGTGCATGCCGAG GACTGGTTTGATGCGAACACAACTACCACCAAAAGCTTTGAGAAGCTAATGAAAATCCgccaaagagaagagcagaagaagCAACGGAAGAAACGTCCTTTGGCCCGGGGCAGAAAGAAGAGAACTGGGGCCCTGTCTGCCAAGAAGGTTCCCACTCCTGGAGTTGAAAAGATGAGCAGAAGTAAGAGAGGCCATCCACAACAGGTAGACAACGAGAGTGCGAGTGGTGAGGAGGGGGagccccaagctgcacagagcgCCGAACTTCCAAAAGCCAGCCGCAAGCGAGGCCGCAAGTAA